From the genome of Phaenicophaeus curvirostris isolate KB17595 chromosome 6, BPBGC_Pcur_1.0, whole genome shotgun sequence, one region includes:
- the TWIST1 gene encoding twist-related protein 1 → MMQQDESNSPVSPADDSLSNSEEEPDRQQPPGKRGGRKRRSSRRSAGGAVGAADEPCSPAQGKRGKKCGGGGGGGGGGGGGSSSGGGSPQSYEELQTQRVMANVRERQRTQSLNEAFAALRKIIPTLPSDKLSKIQTLKLAARYIDFLYQVLQSDELDSKMASCSYVAHERLSYAFSVWRMEGAWSMSASH, encoded by the coding sequence ATGATGCAGCAGGACGAGTCGAACTCGCCAGTCTCCCCCGCCGACGACAGTTTGAGCAACAGCGAAGAGGAGCCGGACCGGCAGCAGCCGCCGGGCAAGCGCGGGGGGCGCAAGCGCCGCTCCAGCCGGCGCAGCGCGGGCGGAGCCGTCGGGGCGGCGGACGAGCCGTGCAGCCCCGCGCAGGGCAAGCGGGGCAAGAAgtgcggggggggcggcggcggcggcggcgggggaggcggcggcagcagcagcggcggcggcagcCCCCAGTCCTACGAGGAGCTGCAGACCCAGCGCGTCATGGCCAACGTGCGGGAGCGGCAGCGCACGCAGTCGCTGAACGAAGCCTTCGCCGCCCTGCGGAAGATCATCCCCACGCTGCCCTCGGACAAGCTGAGCAAGATCCAGACCCTCAAGCTGGCGGCCAGGTACATCGACTTCCTCTACCAGGTCCTACAGAGCGACGAGCTGGACTCCAAGATGGCAAGCTGCAGCTATGTGGCCCACGAGCGGCTCAGCTACGCCTTCTCCGTCTGGAGGATGGAGGGCGCCTGGTCCATGTCCGCGTCCCACTAG